Sequence from the Plasmodium yoelii strain 17X genome assembly, chromosome: 10 genome:
ATTTAAGTTAGATTCTGGAAATGACAAAATTAGAGACACTGTTCAATTAGAatccaaaataaaatatcaaagTGGTAATACGATTGagataaaagaaaaagaagcaAAGCtaaattgtgaaaatatgcatttaatggataaagaaaatagaacctattcaataattaaaatagcaTCTATAATTAGTAAAATAGATAAATCAAAAAACTCAatttataatgaaaatgagccaaacgaaaataaaacaaatataaagattgaaggttttatttttaatgaacATTTAAAAGATATAACAATTAAAtcgtataatataaataataagagttctaaaaattgtataaaatatatttcaaataatcgaaatgataataaaattatagatGAGGATACTGAAGAACAACAAACTGATTTTATCGTATCCAAAGAAGCAAAAGAAGACAGCACAAATGATGAATCCATAAAAAGAGATGAGGATGAATCCATAAAAAGGGATGAAGTTGAATCCATAAAAAGGGATGAGGACGAATCCATAAAAAGAGATGAAGTTGAATCCATAAAAAGAGATGAGGATGAATccataaaaaaagaagagaATGCAGGTGAAGGTGAAGGTGGCGTGATAAAAAAGAAGACAAGTTCACTATCGAGTAGTTTACGCAAAGATGTTAATGAAAGCGATTCAATAAATTTAAGTGATTTTATGAAAAGagaaaattcaaataaagaagataATATTGATGATTCTTATGGTAGTATAGAAACTGTCTCGAGGGATATACAaattgaaaatgataaagaagAAACCATAAACAATTATCTAAAATGTGGATTTTTTGCGCATGTTCATATAATtctatgtaaaaaaaaaaaaaaaaaaaatatatatatatatatatatggacaCTGTAATGTGTAGATTTCTTCAATTATGGTGGGTGTATATAACTAAAGAAGTTATTTTGTTTGAATTTATggaaaaacataaaaattatttgaattcaaatttgaatatatttttttttttttttcagcaGACACAAATATAATTACCAGGAAAtgcaaaatattttatgataataaaacaaaaaaattaggAATATTGAGAAATAAAAAGATATTTAAAATTGATGTAAGTAAATTAATGATACAAGAAATTCCTAGTTCGAAACCTGACTtagcaataataaaaataataattcctCAAAATAATTGTAGATTGTTAATTGTAGAATCAAATGATTTTTTTGGGTTACAAGCACTTGGAGATAAAATCGGATGGTCCCCTGATATTAATGGTAACATAAAAAAACgagtttatatattttcatatatttatatttttaaactatatatgtttatataatataattgttATTACTTACATTTGTGTTGTATCCCTTTCGATTCTTTTTGACATATCTCTATtctcatatttatttatttttaacgatttcttacattttttttaggcgAGAATGAACTAGAAATTACAAGGGTAATACACACCGTCTTTTATTTAGAatttaaaaggaaaaaaagaaaaaaggaaaaaaggaaaaaaggaaaaaaggaaaaaaggaaaaaaggaaaaaaggaaaaaaggaaaaaaggaaaatatgcTAAGCATGTGCATctgtgttatatatttttcattaaattgTTTAACTTTTCCATTaatttgtttcatttttccattaatttttacttaaatttttttagaaaGATCAAGAAGGTAATGCGGAAGGGATGAATTACAAATTAAATAGTttcaataataaaatttagaaaaaaataaatatttccatttaatataataaaaaatataaagaattagacaaaaaatggaaaaaaatataaaagttaatatGTATGCATTTTCAAAAGAGAGGATTATGTATCAGTCTTGTACATAATCTATAgtcttaaaattttttttggatttttatttgtttcatttttcagataaattaaataaaaatcattttttaatgaaatatttttataaagacATGGAGCGGAAGTAAAGGGAACCTTTGTTAGAGAACAGAAAAAGGTGGGTGATATTTTATTCGCacatgtatatgtatatgaacGTTTAGATGAACATTATGAACagttttaaattaattaattttttccaaAATCGGAGCATCTTTTAATAGGTGTACAATTTGAGGTagtatttttaaaagaataGATATTTGagtatttatttgttttgcatatttttttttgtttttttttgtaataatttcctcaaaatatttaataaaatttgtgaTTTTTTGttcgtttttatttaatttttttaaataatcattAATAGTATTTTTGTCAAATGTTTTTCTTATGATTTGTtctaattcatttttatgaGCTTGTAAAATTTCGTAACTTTTACaaaaattttgattttttttttccatgtTTAGAATTTTAATTGTTCTCAAAaatttatcataatatacataatatttttcatttttaaaatggtTATTAAGATAAttcatttcattttttttattgtttttgatGTTGTCATGACACTGTGAATTATTATACTCAAAACATGaatctttatttaatgtgTTAAACTCCATATTAACTAAATTTggattttgaaaatttataatatatttcttcatttttatttttctattaatgttactattttttgaagtgttttttgtttttttataatatttcgatatatattaaattgcAAAGGGTTATTTTAAtttcttcattataatgGTTATTTTGTTGGTATTTTTTGTGAACAcatctgttttttttttggataaaaattaatgaaataaattatatatccaAAATATAGATATCATAAAAAGCGTTGTATAAATaaagacattttattttttttgtgttttgTTTACTTTTCAAAAGTTGGACAATTTTCTCTTTATACATGTCCTTAATATTTGAGACAATTTcacttattttattattttaccgTTATTTTACCGTTATTTTTACCGTTATTTTTACCGTTATTTTGGGCTTATaagaaaaatttaaaatggACAAGTTTCACACACACACgcatgaaaaataaaaaatctgTTGTCGTAGCTATTCATTTGAATTTAGTATATTTGGCTGTTTTTGAATggatatattattagttttCATTTTTGTGATAATTagtaatttatatattttttttaaaataagaAGAAATACCcatgtttaaaaaatttattgtaTTGTTATTTATTGTTATCACATTTcttgttcatatattttttttttttttataatggtTATCCATTTCGGTTGGTACCAAAATTGGATATATTTTGAGAGAAATAATTAAAGGgggagaaaaataaaattatgttcaaataaaaaaaaaaataaaacaatttaataattaaaataaggTTGGTATTTGTTAAGAACAttgatttataaaataagcagaacaaatttataataataaattaaaagagTAAAACGACACAAATGTGAAATAAGCTCACAGATAAGGATTAGTAGTAGCAAACcggttttattttattttattttatatttttattattttattttttcaaatgtATAGAACTAAAGTTGAAAACTTCAAACAAAAATTATCCTAACttataacaattttaaatgatatatttttaaaagagttacaaaaaaaaaaaaccaaaaagtatattatatGGTATACgtaaaatatggaaaataatttataaagaataaaaatctGCACACATTTTCTCATTATGATGATATgtaaaaatttaaagaaaGGAAATACAACATGTAacacatttttatatctcttataattttaatatatttatttttgataaaaaaaaaaaaaaaatgcaaggACAATTTTGGCTAGCTGTGTCAtactatattattacaattattTGTAAAGTAGGATTTTGCATAAAatttatagaaaatgaaaaaaaccTTTTTGGTTTTAAAagtaagaaaaaaataagtaatATAAAAGTAAGGGATTGGGATCAAAAAGAAATGCaaccattttttattataaataaagtaaagaataaaaaatataataatttaaaaaaatcattaaatatGGAATATTCTAATACAGATGATCAGAgattatcattattaaaaaatttagaagataaatcaaaaataattacACAAGCACCTGATTGGAATGAAAAAATGCCACTGTTAGAAATAAATGATTTACATGCAATAGAAGTTGAAGGAGGaaaagaaatattaaaagGAATAAATTTAACTATATATTTGGGAGAAAAACATTCAATAATGGGTCGTAATGGGTCAGGAAAATCAACACTTGCTAAAGTAATAGCAGGTCATCCATATTTTAAAGTTACAAAAGGATCTATGAAATTTAAAGGCTTAAAATTAACAGAACTAGCTGTTAATCATAGATCATTATGTGGTATTTTTTTGGCTTTTCAATACCCTATTGAATTGCCTatggtaaaaaataatgaatttttaAGAACAGCATTAAATTGTCATAGAAGACAAAATAATGAACCAGAATTAAGCCCATCTGAATTTGATCTTTTAATgattaatgaaataaaaaaagttggATTAAGTCATGAATTTTTAGATAGACCTGTTAATTATGGTTTTAGTGGtggggaaaaaaaaagaaatgaaattTTACAAATGTTAATTTTGAAACCATCTTTTTGTATTCTTGATGAAACGGATTCAGGACTAGATGTTGATTCATTTAAATTAACATCAGATGTAATTcaaaatttttcaaatataaataattcttttttGATAGTTACACATTATAAAAAGTTGTTAGAATTATTAAAGCcaaattatattcatattatgcatAAAGGGGAAATTATTAAAACTGGCGATTATTCGTTAGTAGATAAAATAGAATCAGATGGATATGCACAATTTGTTGAGtagatgaaaaaataaaatttattgtatccccttattttttttttgactcttttttatttaaataatttttatctttttatgTGTTTATTTGAACATGTACAATATATGAGGGTTCACAATTAATCTTATAAATTACcacattattttgttttaaatcTTGAtagaaaaatttatttttttttttaatgtttgaattttttacataattattaatacaacaataagaaatatattaacttttttatgtaacaatttgaaaaaaaaaaaaaaaaaaaaaataataaaaaaaataataaaaaaaaataataaaaaaaataataaaatagtaaaataaatataatttatattccatacatatttaaaattagtAACAGTtgcttatatttatatgatacACCAAAAAGGTGGCCCCAAACAtaagaataatattttttttttaaatttgtgacgaagcattattttttgcttatctctttttacaatttttatatcaaaTAAATGTGCTTATATTTTGAAGTTTTTTTTCAGATATtcaataaaaaaggaaataaaatttttattctaCACTACCAATAGTCAATGAGA
This genomic interval carries:
- a CDS encoding ABC transporter I family member 1, putative; translated protein: MQGQFWLAVSYYIITIICKVGFCIKFIENEKNLFGFKSKKKISNIKVRDWDQKEMQPFFIINKVKNKKYNNLKKSLNMEYSNTDDQRLSLLKNLEDKSKIITQAPDWNEKMPLLEINDLHAIEVEGGKEILKGINLTIYLGEKHSIMGRNGSGKSTLAKVIAGHPYFKVTKGSMKFKGLKLTELAVNHRSLCGIFLAFQYPIELPMVKNNEFLRTALNCHRRQNNEPELSPSEFDLLMINEIKKVGLSHEFLDRPVNYGFSGGEKKRNEILQMLILKPSFCILDETDSGLDVDSFKLTSDVIQNFSNINNSFLIVTHYKKLLELLKPNYIHIMHKGEIIKTGDYSLVDKIESDGYAQFVE